The Bacteroides sp. genomic interval GACGCTGCAGTAAAGTCTACAGGCGTTCCGCCCCCTGTTCCCGGATCTTCGTCAAAGAAATATTCGGCGGCGGTGAGCAGGGGCGGGGGGGCTATTTCAGCCGGAGTGGAAACATAAAAGGTGCGGCCTTCATATAGGCTCCAATGGCCGTGATTATCCTGAAAACGGAAGAACACGTTGTGAAACCCTGGTTCAAGCCCTTCAATGGGAAGGTATTCAAGCAGTGTCAGGTTGTTCTTGTCAAAAGGAATGGCCGTGCCGTTGCCAATACCCGGATCCTCGTCAAAGAAATACTCGGCGTCGGACAGATAAGGCGGATCGGTCTGATCGCCGGGAGGCTGGATATAAAGGGTGCGTCCTTCAGCTATACCCCATTGCCCTTCTTCATTTCGGAATCGGATGAAGAGGCTATGAAAGCCCGGATCCAGTCCTGTGGCTGGTATGCTGGTTAGCAAATCAATATCCGTGTCGGTTGTTATGCTGATGGGCGTTCCGTTTCCTGCACCGGGGTCAGTGTCGAAGAAATACTCTGATTCGACAAGGGGTGGTACAGGTTCTTGCTCTGTGGCGGCCATAATATAAATGACCCTGCCCTCGGCAAGACTCCATTGGTGGTTGGCGTTTCTGAACCGGATGAAGAGGTTATGGAAACCCGGGGACAAGCCCTGGGTGGGGATGTTGAACGTGGTATTCACCTCTTCACCGGCCGTGATGCTTAGGGCCGTTGCATTTCCCACACCGGGATCGGTGTCGATAAAATACTCGGCTTGTGTGAGGTTTTGCGCCATGCTGTTTGCCCCAATCAGCATGAGCAGGCAAAAGATCACTGTTTTCAGTCGTCTCATGACTTGATTTTTTTTTGGCGCCATGGGTTAAAGCTGGCTTTTGCCTTCCACCTCTACCTGGAGGGTGCCTCCTTCGGGTAAGACGGAATTAAGAATATTCATATTGACTACTTGGGGAATGGGAGGCACAGGGCTAGTCTGGAAGGGAACTTCTCCGCCGCTGGGGAAGGCATAATTTCCCCCATATATGCCAATATCGGTTCCCTCAGTTCCGGCATCAATGCCAGGGGATCCTTCAGCCAGGTGGTAATCATAAGCAAAACTGAAGTTGTATTCCGGGGCATTTACAAATAAGGGGTTGGTGTTCTCCAGATTATTTTCGCCAGTATTATTGGCATAGACAAATGTGGTTTGGTTCCCTCCAATAGAAATGTTGTTGTTAAAGGTGCAATAGTTGCATCCCCCTGTAGATAAACCATAAATAATGTTATTGGTCACAACAGCATATTGAACCGAACTAAAAAAGGTAGAACCTGCAGAACCTTTGGGAAAAATATTATTTGAAATCAAAACAGAGTTGCTATCAAAAGAATAAATGGTGCCGGTAATGATGTTGTTTACAACCAAAATGTTTGTGGCCAATTGGGAACCCGAAAAACTGTTGATGATGTTATTTTTTATGATCCAGCCGGTATAAGGCCTGGATGAATAGTTTAAAGAATTGATTTTGTTAAGATAAACGGTAATATTATTTATGTCATTGGTATTACATGAGAGGCTGTTGATCTCGAAGCCCATAATTTGGCTTCCATTAGGATTAGTCGGCGAAACCCCTGAACCCAGGCCTAGGGTAAGAGTGCCTATAATTGATTTAAACTGGAACTGGTTGTCAGGATTATAGCCAGCCCCAATCAGTGTCAGTTGTTTGTTAACTGTGACACTCCCATAAGTTGTTGGCGAGCCGCTGACATAAATAGTGTCGCCCGCGTTGGCAGCATCGATGGCTGCTTGCAGGCTTGTGAACTGCCCGGGGCTGTTCTCATTGTTGCTAACGGTATGTACCGTTGCAAATGCACTAAACCCAACAAGGATTGCAATGAAAAAAGAAATTGTACACTTTTTCATGATGGTAGGTTTTAAATTGGTTTGAAGAAAATTAGGGTGGATTTGATACGCAATTTATTAAAAAATGCATATAAAAACAAAATATAGTATGAAAAAAAATCAGGTTATAGAGAAAAAAAGTTTATTAGTCGGAATATATTAGTAACAATACCTAGGTAATTCTATGTAATAAAACAGCAAAAAATCTTAGTGATTCTGGAATCGTGACTTTGGTTTGAGCATTTGTTATGCTTCATTTCCTAAACCAGGTAGAAAAAGAAAATGGGAATAAGAAAAGGGCCTCAGGCCCTTTTCGGAAAGAACAAATGGTTTTCTTTAAGATCTTATTTATGGAACCCTGGCTTTACCTGGACAAGCCTGTTAAAATAGTGTCACACACTTTTTTTAACAGAAGCCCTAAAAGTGTTTTTTAGGGTCGAAAGCTATATGCAAAGAATTATAATTCCTGTTTCTGAATTTTTTTTTGGACCTCCAAATAACTGGGCAGTGCAGCAGAGCCATACCAGGTAAACAATTCCACTTCAAAGATTCCATTGGCGATGGTGGGGTCACCGCTAAGCAGCTCCCTGATTTCTTCCTCAGAGATTGTGTCAAGGATGAAAATGCCCCTGTAGGTCTGTTCATTTTGGGCAAGGGGACCAGCAAGGATCAGTTTCCCTGCATCCGACATTTTGCTCATATTCGAGAAATGCCCGGCAAACAGGCTGTCGCGCAGGGCTTTGTCTTCAATGACTGCCGGGCCAGTTTTCAGGATCACGAGGGTGTAGTTCTTCATGCCCATTTCATCGGCCCCGAGCTGTTCAGCCAGGGCCTGATCGTAAACCGGCTCCTGGCTGGTTTTTGTGTTTTCACATCCCAGGAAGGCCAGCAGAAAAATAATCAAGATACGACCTTTCATTGCCATGCATATTACAAACTCATACCAACTTGCGTAAAAACAAGGATGCTGCAAAGGCTGCTACCAGAACCATGGCTGCTGCCGATGCAATAACAATGCTCTGGTAATCGCCTTGCCGCTTGATGATGATTCCTGCAAAGGCCCAGATAACGGCCAAAGCCAGCCAGGGGTTACGGAGGCGGTACATGGTGGCCATGGTAATCACGGCCCCAGTGGCGATCAATGCAATGGTCCATACCTGAGGCTGTATGCCCCATCCGCCCCAGTTGACACTCACCAGCAGGGCGGTGATGTTGGCAATGGTGGCAATGCAGATCCAGCCGAGGTAAATCCCGAAAGCCAGTTTGGATATGCTGAAAGGCATCCCTGCAAGTTGTTTGTTGATGAAAATCAGGCTGGCTTGCAATCCTAGCATGATCAATACCGAAAGTCCGGTGCGGTCATAATGCCAGGCAACAATCCAGAGCCCGTTTAGCAGTGCACTGATGACAAAGGCCCAGCCCAGGGAAGAGACAAGCTTTTGCTGGGTTTCCCATAGTTGGATAACGATAAATACCAGAAGTAACAGATAGATTACTCCCCAGATGGAAAAGGTTATGCCTGCAGGGGTGAAAAGATTGGGATACTGATCTGACAGTTGCCCGGTGGTTTTTCCGTTCAGGGGCAAGGCATTGGCTAGGTAATTTATTATGATCATAAAAACAAAGGCGAGCAGGTTGATGTACTTCATAAGGCGGTGATTTTTTGAATAAAAGTAAGTTTTTTTCATAAAAAAATGTCCTGGAAGACCTGACAATATTTTTAAATATTTTATTCTTATTAGTGATAAAAGGAGCTCATTTTCAGTGTAATTTTACCTATGCGAAATCCGATGCTTACATACATTGCTAAGCTTGTGCTGATGGCGGCAGTTTTGCATGCGGGAATGTTTCCCGTGTTGCCTGGCGAGCCGGTTTTCCCATTTTCTGGTAAGAACTCCATCACGCCTGATTTTCCTCCTTTCGATCAGCCCGGAATTCTTGATACAGCATGTTTTGTTGATTTTCTAGCCAATTTCCAAAATTATCATCCCGGAAAACTTGTTCAAGCGGCTTTCTCTGACTGGCTTTCGCAAGGGGATCTTTTATCCCGGATTCAATTTCCTGAAGTTAGCATTGCCCTTTACCAATTGGAAAGCATCTCAATGGTGCCTGGGCTGGAATCAGTAAAGATTATATTTCCATTTCACGAATTCTGGTAGAACGGTTTTCTTTTTCTGACCGAATACCCGGCGTATCACCATTCGCAGGGAAAAGTTTATTGTATTCAATTTTAAAAATATCGGACTATGAATTTTACCGTAATCATCACGGCTTTAATAATCCTTGCCATTTTTGTGGTTCCATTTTACCTGGTAGCGCGCGGCAACAAAAACAAAGGAGCATAGAATAAGCAGCCTTCTGTCAGCGTTTAGAAAGGAATCCCAGACCTCCTGAATGAAAAGCCTTTAACCAAAAAGGCTCACGCCAAGGGCTGAAAATCCAATTGGAGGTATTACTTTTGCAGGGTGAAGAAGGATTTTCCTTTTCACCCTGTTTTTTTTACATTTGAAGATAAATTATGAACTTAACATTATTGGTGCTTGCAGCAGGCAAGGGCAGTCGTTACGGGGGTATGAAGCAACTGGACCGTGTGGGTCCTTCTGGCGAAACCATTATGGACTATTCGGTTTATGATGCCATCAGGGCAGGTTTTAATAAAGTGGTTTTCGTGATCCGCCGCAGTTTTGAGCAGGAATTCAGAGAAGTCTTTGTTGAAAGACTCAAAGATAAGATACAGGTCGAACTGGCTTTTCAGGAACTGGATAACCTCCCCATGGAAGTAAATTTTGCTCCGGACAGGGAGAAACCCTGGGGTACTGGTCACGCCATTTGGGTTGCCGGACACCTGATCAACGAGCCTTTTGCTATGATCAATGCCGATGACTTTTACGGCTTTAGCGCTTACGATACGATGGCCAGGTACCTGAAGACGCAGGTGTCGAAAAGCACGGGTTTATACGCCATGGCCGGATATTTGCTTGAAAACACCCTGTCTGATCACGGAAAAGTGGCAAGGGGTATTTGTAAGGTGGATGCCAATGGTTTCCTTGACAATGTGAAGGAACACAATGCCATCCGCAGGCTTGAAGACGGCCGGATCGTGAGTGAGGACAATGGGGATAAACTGACAACCCTGAACCCGGATGATATAGTATCCATGAATTTCTGGGGTTTTGGTACGGATCTTTTCCCGCACCTCGAAGAAAAGCTGTTGTATTTTATGAAGGTGAATGCATTTGACCTTAAAGCCGAATTTTTCATCCCCAAGGTTGTTGATGAACTGGTGAGCAAAGGGAAGGCAAAAGTTCGGGTATTGCCTTGCGATGCTTCCTGGTTTGGGGTTACTTACCGGGAAGATAAGGAAAAGGTGATGGAGTCCATTCGTCTAATGATTGATTCAGGAGCTTATCCTGATAACCTCTGGGCATAAAAATCTTTACGCCCCGAATAATTCTTTTAAACAATCAAGGGTGCATAACGTTTAAATTAAGTTTTTGCTTAATTTTAACCGATAAGCTGCACTTAATGAATGAGACATTTCCATCCGGGCAGGTTGCATTACTTAGCCTTTTCCAGTTTCGGGGCAAAAACCGCTTCTGGGCCATGCGTCAAATGGCTGTTTTGCCACCAAAACTAAAAAAGTATACCGGGCTCCAGTTTTTTAAAGTGCTTGGTACCGGTGCCGGGTTGGGTTATAGTTCTCTTCCCGATTTTAGTCAATGGGGACTGCTTACAGTCTGGCCCTCGGTGGAGGAAGCCCTTGATTTTTATGGCAATGCTGACTTAATGGATCAGTACCGACTGAAAAGCTATGAGGATTTTTCTGTTTTGATGCGACCTATCCGGTCGAAAGGGCAATGGTCAGGCCTTTCAGCTTTTGAACCTCAGCCCTTGCTAAACGAGGCTTATCCCATTGCTGTGCTCACCCGTGCGCAGCTTAAACTGCGTTTTATCATTCCTTTCTGGCAAAGGGTGGGAGGCGTGAGCCGCTCTCAAAAGGATTACCAGGGGCAATTGTTTAGCCAGGGTGTTGGCGAAAGGCCCTGGATTCATCAGGCCACTTTTAGCATTTGGGAAGGTTTGGAAGCAATGGAAAAATTTGCTTATGGCAAAAATAGCAAGCACCTGGAAGCCATAAAGGTTACCCGTCAGCGCAAGGGCTTTAAAGAAGAATTGTATGCTAGATTTCAGGTGATCGGTTACCGGGGAACGGTGAAAGGCCGTAATCCCCTTGAAAAAGCAAAAACCCCCTCCTTGTTGTAAAGAGGGGGCTTTTCGAAAAGAATTCTGCGGTTTTTATTACGCGAGACGTACATTCACAGCATTCAAACCTTTTTTGCCTTCCTGAAGTTCATAAGTCACTTCATCAGCTTCTCTGACCTTGTCGATCAGACCGGTTGCGTGCACAAAATACTCTTTTTCTGATTCTGAATCTTTGATGAATCCAAAGCCTTTAAGTTCATTGAAGAACTTTACTGTTCCAGTTTTCATAAATGTAATTGTGATTAATGTTAATGTGTATTGATATTCGCGAAATAGAGTTTGAAACTGTTCGTAGGGAAAGGATTCAGGAATCTGTTAAGCGGAGATCAATACAACGGTGTTAATGAATTCGACGCAAAGGTACAATAAATTATTAACCAAGCTGCATTTAGGGTAAATTTTTTTGCATATGTAGGTTTTAAGATATATAAACCTTACTTGCCGAGGATGAAATTGTCAAGATTGGCTGAGATGCCTGCGCCAATAGCAGTGCAATATTCAGCATGATCGGGAACATGAAATTTCACATTATAGATTCTCCCGAGTTCAGAAAAAGTTTTTTGTGCCTGGAAGATATTGACTAGTTTACCACTAAGGACGATATCCTGGTCTTTCTCCGCCCTTGCGGCAAAAATAGCCAGCATCCCAATGACCTGGAACACCATGGTCAGGATGCCCCGTGTAATATCGTTTTTGGTGGCCTGGTCAGTCATTTTACCAAAATTGGAAGCGGTAATGGTGCTGGGCAGGTTTCCTACTTCAGTACGCGAGATGTCACCTACGCTGAGGTCAACGGGGTCTGGCCTGCCTGTACGGGCCGTTTCGAGGATCGTATCGAAACTGCTTAGATTCACCATGGCTTTCGAAAGGCCCAGGATTGTACCCCCGCCTACGCCAGTTCCGCCCAAATGCTGGATACAGCTCTGGTTGGCTTTAACAAACGCGGTACCTGTGCCCATGCTGACAATGATGGCTTTCTTGAGTCCTGAAAGAAATAATCCGCCATAACCCAAAGCCTTAAATTCTTCAATCTTTTCAACAGGAAGGCCCAACAGGTCATCGGTGATGAAAGAAGCCCCGACTCCCGTAATGATTACCTTTTCAATGGTCCCGAGGCTTAATTTGTTTACGCTCAAAAACTTTCCCAGTGCTCCTGAAGCGGAAGCAATCGGGTCTTTGGCTTCAACGGTTAAGGGTTCAATGATCTTTCCGTCTTTGACCCCTACAATCTTGGTAGTACTTCCTCCAATGTCGATTCCTAAAATCATGTTGTTTTATTTTTTCTAAGGCATAAATTTGCTCCAGGCTTGCAGATAAAAGACTTCCCTTTGAAATTCTCAAAAGACTCTTTCTTATTGCACCGAAATGCTCCTGGCCAGCAGATCGGCAATGTGAAGGGTTTCAATGGAAAGCTGATGTTTTTTTATGTACCCGTCAAGATGCATCAGACAAGAGGCCTCTGTTGAGACAATGAATTTTGCACCGGTATCCAGCGCATGCTGGACCTTTTGTTCTGCCATGGCTGTGCTGATGGCTTCGTGCTTTACGGCAAATGTTCCTCCAAACCCACAACAGACATCAAGGTCCTTCATCTCAACGATCTCAAGGCCGTCAATGTGCGACAACAGCTTCCGTGGCTCATCTTTTAAGCCATATTCCCGGAGAGCAGCACAGGAGTCGTGAAAGGTGATCTTCGCCTCAAATCGCCCACCAATATTATCCACCCTGGCCACGTTTACCAGGAAATCAGTCAGTTCATAAATTTTCTTCCCGAGCCACCTGTTCTCGTTATGAAGTGCTGAGTTGTCAAACATCTGCGGGTAGTATTTCTTCACCATCCCGATACAGGAGGCAGAGGGGCCTACGACATATTTGTACTGAGCAAAGTCGCGGATAAACTTTTCTGCGACATGTTTAGCCTCATCCCAGTAGCCGCCATTAAAGGCGATCTGACCACAGCAGGTTTGCTCGGGGTTGTAAAGGGGCTTTACCCGTATGTGCTTCAGCACCTTCACCATGCTCATCCCCGTTTCCGGGAGAAATTGGTCAATAAAGCAGGGAATAAAAATTCCGACTTCCATATTTAAGTGGTTTTCGGCACAAAAATAATCAAAGGCAGCAACACAACACCCTGTAAAGTAAATTACTTTCCCAGCCGCTGACGGCTGACCTCATAAAGCAGGATGCCTGCGGCGACTGAAACGTTCAGTGATGCTGTCTTCCCTGTCATCGGAATGGATACTGCCTGATCAGCCATTTTTTGCAGAAGCGGCGAAATGCCCTTATCTTCAGAGCCCATGATGATGGCCAAAGGGCCTGTCAGATCAGCATTAGAGACTTCCTGTCGACTTTTCTCTGTGGCAGCGATTACCTTCATGCCGCTTGCCTTCAGAAAGGCGATGGTTTCCAGGATATTTCCCTCACGGCAGACTGGCAGCCTTGAAAGGGCCCCTGCCGAGGTCTTGATGGCATCGGCATTGACCGGAGCACTTCCCTTGTCGGGGATGACCAGGGCGTGGACCCCGAAACATTCCGCTGAACGGGCTATGGCCCCCAGGTTACGCACGTCGGTAACCCGGTCAAGCAATATCAGCAGTGGCAACTCACCCTGTTCGTAAATCATTGGTAAAAGCTGATGCAGGGGCTGATAGCTGATGAGTGAGATAAAAGCAATAACACCCTGGTGATTTTTGCGGGTCACACGGTTTAGTTTCTCAATAGGGACCATCTGAAAAGGAATTTTCTCCTCGCGGATGATCTGAAACATCTGCTGGTAATTCTCGCCAATAAGGCCCTGCTGAATCAGCACCTTCTCTGGCCTTTCACCCTTTTCCAGCGCTTCCAGAAGGGGGCGTAGACCGAAAATATAATTTTCCAAATTATGCGTTTTTAGTTTGTTTTGTGGGTCTTGTTTAAGGTTGAAAAGGTTTGATCATGCTTTCCTAGTAAGAAAAAGATAAAAAAATTCTGTGCAAGGGATTTGAAGATCCGGGCAAATCCATCCCATTGTAAAATTAATCAGAAAAGGCTTACAAAGCCAATGTGTATTTTGGCATTTCTGAAGGCCAGTGTTGTCTCTGGTCCGTGGCCTATGGCATAATAAACCGAAATGATGCCCGGAGCCGTTTCAAGCGTGATCCCTGCCGCTGCACCCCATGGCCAGCCACTGATTGCGTTACCCGTTATGTCCCGTTCAAAATAGCCGGCATTGAAAAGCAGACTAAAAAAGGTCTGTTCCCCGGTAAAGTAGCGCACTTCACTAGTCATGATGCCATATAAACTGGCCAGAATAGCGTCTTCATCAAAACCTTTCAGACTGTTGAAGCCCCCAATACGGTATAACTCATTTTCGAAATACTGCTGGCTGCTTAAGCCCCGGGCATCCAAGTGAAATACCAGCCTGGTCTTTTGCCCCAATGGAAGTCTTGTCTCGGCTTCCACTCCAAAGGAATACTGATTTTGTTTCATGGCCAGCCCCTCGAAAATGGCCTCAGGAAGATTGGCGTTCTCACGAATATTTCTGCTGCCTGCCGCCAGGCTTACTTTCAGCCCGTGCCCGTCCATCAGCCCTGCAGAAAAACCCTGGCTGAAAATGGCTCCCTCAATCCCATAAAGCCGCGTACGTGAATCAATTTGAGGGGGGAGTGTCGAGGTTCCCGAAAACCTGCTTGTACTCAGCAATTCCGTGCTTTGCAAATCGGCAAACACGCTGACCTGTATTCTTCGCGGGCTGGTCCAGGTGAAGGAAGGACGGTTGCGCAGGTTTAAATAAGCTGTGTCCTGTTTATGAAGGGAAAACAACCAGGAGCTGATAAAGGGCGTTGAGAAGATATAGGGATACGAGGCGTCAAGGGTCAAACGCTGGGTTCCCTGGCCCAGCCCCTGCCAGATCATCGCAAACTGCTCGCCACGTGACATCAGGTTGACCAGCGAGAGGTTGACCTGCCCGGTCAGCTGAAGCCGGTTTTCATCCAGGGAATTGCTCGATACACCCGCAATGCCATCAAATCGGTTGGCAGGACGTTTCCTCACGGGAATGGTCAGCAAGGCCGTGCCAGGGGTGAATTGCAGGGAAGGCTCGCTGTTGACCTGAACAAATGGCAGCTCAGCAATTAAAGCTGCTGCATTCCGGGCTTTGGTTTCATTGTAGGTTGAGCCAGGCCTGATACCGGTGTGCGTGGAAAGAAATCCCGACGACAGACTGACATCCCCCGAAAGCCTGAGGGTGTCGTACACGATGCGATAGGAGGGGTCCACTTTAAGGCTTGCCTGAAGGGTTTGACCTTCAATTTTGATAGCTTCTGCTTGGAGGCTTGCAAAGGGATAACCTTGATCTTCGTACCAGGCAATGATCTTTTCTTGTAAGTCCTGATAAGCAGGGAAAGGCAGGCGTGTTCCTTCGAAATATCGTGCCAGTTTCTGCTCGCGGAGGGCTTCGGTGCTGATGTTAAAATTCTCTAATTGCCAGTGGTAAAGCGGGCCGGCATGGATCTGGGCCCTGTAACCCATTGTGTCAGTCTGGAAATCTTCAAGCCGGGCTTCGATATAGCCCTGCGTTTGAATAAAAGTCAATGCTGAATCAAGGCCTTGCCTGAGACTCAGGCTGTCGGGGTAAAATCTGGGTTTGCCGAGGGACTCAGAAACCTTTTCCGAAACATTCTGAACATCCATTGTCAGCCTGATCAGATCCTGTCCGGAACCCTCAAGGGTAAACAAAAGAAGAATGATCATAACGGCCTGCCGCATAGGGTATTAGTTTTCGAGCTGCCAGTCGATAGGGTCCAGGCCTTGCGACTGCAGCAACGCATTGGTTTTTGAGAAGTGGCCGCAACCGAAGAAACCACGTGAGGCCGACAGGGGCGAGGGGTGGGGCGCCTTCAGTACATGATGCCTCGTGCGGTCTATCAGCGCTTCCTTGGCGCCTGCATAGTTGCCCCACAAAAGGAATACCAGGCCTTCCCTTTTTTCTGACAATGCCCGGATGGCTGCATCGGTGAAACGCTCCCAGCCCTTGTTCTGATGCGAACCGGCCTGCCTGGCCCGGACCGTCAGGGTGGCATTCAGCAACAACACACCTTGGTCAGCCCATTTCTCCAGGTTTCCGTTACGGGGCGCCGGAATGCC includes:
- the ung gene encoding uracil-DNA glycosylase, with protein sequence MGEQNVNPVIEESWKAVLENEFKTPYFSALKAFLLEEKKKYTIYPPGSLIFSAFNHTPFDKVKVVLLGQDPYHGPGQAHGLCFSVNPGIEKPPSLVNIFKEIEGNLGIPAPRNGNLEKWADQGVLLLNATLTVRARQAGSHQNKGWERFTDAAIRALSEKREGLVFLLWGNYAGAKEALIDRTRHHVLKAPHPSPLSASRGFFGCGHFSKTNALLQSQGLDPIDWQLEN
- a CDS encoding sugar phosphate nucleotidyltransferase gives rise to the protein MNLTLLVLAAGKGSRYGGMKQLDRVGPSGETIMDYSVYDAIRAGFNKVVFVIRRSFEQEFREVFVERLKDKIQVELAFQELDNLPMEVNFAPDREKPWGTGHAIWVAGHLINEPFAMINADDFYGFSAYDTMARYLKTQVSKSTGLYAMAGYLLENTLSDHGKVARGICKVDANGFLDNVKEHNAIRRLEDGRIVSEDNGDKLTTLNPDDIVSMNFWGFGTDLFPHLEEKLLYFMKVNAFDLKAEFFIPKVVDELVSKGKAKVRVLPCDASWFGVTYREDKEKVMESIRLMIDSGAYPDNLWA
- a CDS encoding YciI family protein, with product MKGRILIIFLLAFLGCENTKTSQEPVYDQALAEQLGADEMGMKNYTLVILKTGPAVIEDKALRDSLFAGHFSNMSKMSDAGKLILAGPLAQNEQTYRGIFILDTISEEEIRELLSGDPTIANGIFEVELFTWYGSAALPSYLEVQKKIQKQEL
- a CDS encoding cold shock domain-containing protein; the encoded protein is MKTGTVKFFNELKGFGFIKDSESEKEYFVHATGLIDKVREADEVTYELQEGKKGLNAVNVRLA
- the coaW gene encoding type II pantothenate kinase; this translates as MILGIDIGGSTTKIVGVKDGKIIEPLTVEAKDPIASASGALGKFLSVNKLSLGTIEKVIITGVGASFITDDLLGLPVEKIEEFKALGYGGLFLSGLKKAIIVSMGTGTAFVKANQSCIQHLGGTGVGGGTILGLSKAMVNLSSFDTILETARTGRPDPVDLSVGDISRTEVGNLPSTITASNFGKMTDQATKNDITRGILTMVFQVIGMLAIFAARAEKDQDIVLSGKLVNIFQAQKTFSELGRIYNVKFHVPDHAEYCTAIGAGISANLDNFILGK
- the rlmB gene encoding 23S rRNA (guanosine(2251)-2'-O)-methyltransferase RlmB produces the protein MENYIFGLRPLLEALEKGERPEKVLIQQGLIGENYQQMFQIIREEKIPFQMVPIEKLNRVTRKNHQGVIAFISLISYQPLHQLLPMIYEQGELPLLILLDRVTDVRNLGAIARSAECFGVHALVIPDKGSAPVNADAIKTSAGALSRLPVCREGNILETIAFLKASGMKVIAATEKSRQEVSNADLTGPLAIIMGSEDKGISPLLQKMADQAVSIPMTGKTASLNVSVAAGILLYEVSRQRLGK
- a CDS encoding (Fe-S)-binding protein, with the translated sequence MEVGIFIPCFIDQFLPETGMSMVKVLKHIRVKPLYNPEQTCCGQIAFNGGYWDEAKHVAEKFIRDFAQYKYVVGPSASCIGMVKKYYPQMFDNSALHNENRWLGKKIYELTDFLVNVARVDNIGGRFEAKITFHDSCAALREYGLKDEPRKLLSHIDGLEIVEMKDLDVCCGFGGTFAVKHEAISTAMAEQKVQHALDTGAKFIVSTEASCLMHLDGYIKKHQLSIETLHIADLLARSISVQ